The following proteins are encoded in a genomic region of Parus major isolate Abel chromosome 20, Parus_major1.1, whole genome shotgun sequence:
- the LOC117245332 gene encoding uncharacterized protein LOC117245332, with product MRESSVCAMGSTAGLKAGAVSQGLCSKGRWLIWEDVLWERRQLRLLHHMLHLQIFPRVLSCAVLLLLLVAVLSRGRRCSIAKILRQYRAVIFHEIQNLRNLTGSVYRSGRAGPACRSDKDQKILLSIYNISMSLPEVGAGTLQGAEELAVWRVARNTNFMFQENCRKISKSPARTVPAQPRPGAAGRRRKQLREIGRKVERLATCWEKLNALHAPRQAPWDS from the exons ATGAgagagagctctgtgtgtgccatgggcagcactgctgggctgaaAGCTGGAGCAGTTTCCCAAGGGCTTTGCTCCAAGGGGAGATGGCTCATCTGGGAGGATGTTCTTTGGGAGAGGAGACAACTGAGGCTCCTCCATCACATGTTGCATCTTCAG ATTTTCCCCAGGGTGCTCTCctgtgctgttctgctgctcctgctcgtggctgtgctgagcagaggcaggaggtgcaGCATCGCCAAAATCCTCCGGCAGTACCGCGCCGTCATCTTCCATGAGATCCAGAACCTG AGAAACCTGACTGGGTCGGTGTACAGGAGTGGGAGGGCTGGGCCCGCCTGTCGTTCGGACAAG GACCAGAAGATCCTGCTGTCCATCTACAACATCAGCATGTCCCTGCCGGAGGTGGGGGCTGGCACCCTGCAGGGTGCTGAGGAGCTGGCGGTCTGGAGGGTGGCCAGGAACACCAACTTCATGTTCCAGGAGAACTGCAGGAAAATCAGCAAG AGCCCAGCGCGCACCGTCCCGGCACAGCCCCGGCCAGGGGCAGCCGGCCgcaggaggaagcagctgcGGGAGATCGGCAGGAAGGTGGAGAGGCTGGCGACCTGCTGGGAGAAGCTCAATGCCCTGCACGCACCTCGCCAAGCGCCCTGGGACTCGTAG
- the LOC107213189 gene encoding ammonium transporter Rh type B-like, giving the protein MAVPPSTYPRRLLPLFLGLFQGTLLLFFALFITYDEPSAQAEDTNLVANQVYSTFPFFQDIQVMLVVGLGLLLTFLPHYGFSAFTHNFLLLNFSMQWALVLQGLLHHFHHGQIHLDLHKLLISEFAAVTVLISVGAILGRASPCQLLVMASCEIPIYLASEWVIVTCLGVLDVGGTITIHVFSCYFGLGVSKALFRATQQPLHPKETPTPSSDLMSLVGTLILWVFWPSFVAVLCQPGDAQHRAILNTLLAMSAGAITTVVASSLLERDGKLSPGHLQNGSLAGGVAIGVVADMAMPPVAALALGSLSAVACVLGFRFLSPLLRRKLTLHDQCGIHNLHGLPGILGAAASVVAILVASKDTSGPQPSQLSPTGGNASEVVEGQRGVAGQALCQAAGLAVAVGASLLAGLLTGAALRLPCLARPPERLCFDDSQYFKIQDEAESPEPDNSAEEGALALKEQV; this is encoded by the coding sequence ATGGCTGTGCCACCCTCCACCTACCCCCGTCGCCTCCTGCCCCTCTTCCTGGGGCTTTTCCAGGGCACCCTGCTCCTCTTCTTTGCCCTCTTCATCACCTATGATGAGccctcagcacaggcagaggaTACCAACTTGGTGGCCAACCAGGTCTACAGcacctttccctttttccaggaCATCCAGGTGATGCTGGTGGTGGGGCTGGGACTCCTGCTGACCTTCCTGCCCCACTACGGGTTCAGCGCCTTCACCCACAACTTCCTCCTGCTCAACTTCTCCATGCAGTGGGCGCTGGTGCTGCAGGGCCTGCTCCATCACTTCCACCACGGCCAGATCCACCTGGACCTCCACAAACTCCTCATCTCTGAGTTTGCTGCTGTGACAGTGCTCATCTCCGTGGGGGCCATCCTGGGGAGGGccagcccctgccagctgctCGTCATGGCCAGCTGTGAAATCCCCATCTACCTGGCCAGCGAGTGGGTCATCGTCACCTGTCTGGGCGTTCTGGATGTGGGCGGCACCATCACAATCCACGTCTTCTCCTGCTATTTCGGCCTTGGTGTGTCCAAGGCTCTGTTCAGGGCAACACAGCAGCCGCTGCACCCCAAGGAGACCCCAACACCCAGCTCTGACCTCATGTCGCTGGTGGGGACACTCATCCTCTGGGTTTTCTGGCCCAGCTTCGTGGCTGTCCTCTGCCAACCGGGCGATGCCCAGCACCGCGCCATCCTGAACACCCTCCTGGCCATGAGTGCCGGCGCCATAACCACCGTGGTGGCCTCCAGCCTGCTGGAGAGGGACGGCAAGCTCAGCCCCGGCCACCTGCAGAACGGCAGCCTGGCCGGCGGGGTGGCCATCGGCGTGGTGGCCGACATGGCCATGCCACCAGTGGCCGCTcttgccctgggcagcctctcgGCCGTGGCGTGTGTCCTCGGCTTCAGGTTCCTCAGCCCGCTCCTGCGGAGGAAGCTCACGCTCCACGACCAGTGTGGCATCCACAACCTCCACGGCTTGCCCGGCATCCTCGGCGCCGCAGCCAGCGTCGTGGCCATCCTGGTGGCATCCAAGGACACCTCCGGGCCACAACCCTCCCAGCTGTCCCCCACTGGGGGCAATGCCAGTGAGGTGGTGGAGGGACAGAGGGGGGTGGCCGGGCAGGCGCTGTGCCAGGCAGCGGGGCTGGCGGTGGCCGTCGGTGCCTCGCTGCTCGCCGGGCTGCTCACCGGTGCCGCTCTCCggctgccctgcctggcccGGCCGCCCGAGCGGCTCTGCTTCGATGACTCGCAGTATTTTAAGATCCAGGATGAGGCTGAGAGCCCAGAGCCAGACAACAGCGCAGAGGAAGGAGCCCTGGCTCTGAAGGAGCAGGTTTAG